In the genome of Daucus carota subsp. sativus chromosome 9, DH1 v3.0, whole genome shotgun sequence, the window AAGTTTCCATAGTTTTGATTGTCTTATGGTTGGGTAGTATCgttgatttgttattttttccTTCTTATGCCACGCTTGTATGGATGCGGTAGGTAAAGTGTTACATGCATCAATTATTGTCAGGTCTCGAGCACTGTCATAACCGTCATGTGTTGCATCGAGACATTAAGGGTTCAAATCTTCTTCTAGACAATTCTGGGACACTTAAAATTGCTGATTTTGGTTTGGCTTCCTTCTTCGACCCCAAACACAAGCAACCAATGACCAGTCGGGTTGTTACTTTATGGTATCGACCCCCGGAACTTCTTCTTGGGGCCACTGATTATGGTGTAGGCATTGATCTTTGGAGTGCTGGCTGCATTCTAGCTGAATTGTTGGCGGGAAAGCCTATAATGCCTGGTCGTACTGAGGTAAATAATCTAAAAAGTTTTTAGATCAACTTTTTTAGCTTGGGGATTTCAATagcttttaaaattttaatactaaGATTATCTGAGTGGTGTCCGTACATGTTACATAATGGAAGTACAATTCTGCTTTTTGTCTTGTGGTATTAAGATTATTAGCATGGtgataataaaattaagtttgAAACTGTGATAAAAGAAGGCATTTGTGTCTATCAGTTGACAATGGTAACTCTAGAAACATTGTTTTTCActgtaataaatatttaactcaTTAGTCACACAGTTGGGGGTCTCAGATATGTTACAACGGGCACATGAAATCAGTCTATGGTTTAGTAGATGTTGATTTTAAATGTCAATACATTGGTACTATTTTTTTAGATGCACATCTTTCTGAGATCATGAGCATCTTTTTAGGACATTGTCTTCAGAGATTTATAAAGAACACCATTATGCTGTTTTTCGCATATTCTGTGACTAGCAGGCTATACTTTACTTTCATGTCTACCGACTCTATGATATGGCTTAGAGACCATAAAATTGTGAATGTTACTATCTTTCTAGTTTAGTTGATGTGCATGTTGTATTCGTTCTTTATGGTTTATATTGTATATCCAATATTTGGCTGTACCTCGATTTTAAATTCACAGCAAATTGTTTTTAATGCAAGGTGATTTATTGTGCATCACCATCAACGGAGTTATatccttttttttgttttagattGCAATAGTGTTTGCACaaggtaatttttttattgttggGGATATTTGTCCATTCACGATAGTCTTTGTTTGTGGTGCATAGGTGGAGCAGCTACACAAGATTTTCAAGTTATGTGGTTCCCCTTCTGAAGAATATTGGAAGAAATCGAAGTTACCACATGCAACCATATTTAGGCCCCAACAGTCGTACAAACGATGCATAGCTGATACGTTTAAAAATTTCCCAGcttcatcactgccgttaattGAGACTCTGCTCTCAATTGACCCAGCTGAGCGCCAAACTGCAACAACTGCACTGCGGAGTGAAGTGAGCTTTCATATTCTAACATGAGAGTGATCTTATGTGTCACACCTATGCTTGTTATATTTGCAGTCTGAATACCAAAAAGAAACTTATTTTTATACTTAATGCAATGTGTTCTTATATAATTCATCACTGGTTTACATTATCTTCTACTATATGGAGTAGGAGATATCTCTAAAATAAGACTTACCTTAAATTGTACTTTGTAGCAAAGTAATATATGTTTGGCATTCGCTGGGAATGCTTGGATCTTATTTTATCAGTCCTGAGAGATTTTGAGTATTCTCCTTACTTCCCCAAAGGATTCTCACAAGAAGAGTTTTCCCTTGGCTGGATGAAAATTACATAATTGGGGTATAATTTTGAAGATTTTAGGAGATTCTAGTACTTTTATCTCGGAGATCAACACCTGATGGGTTATTATAAATCCAGTATAATTTACGATTGTCATTTTTGTCTTTTTAGTGAATTAGGTATATAATCTAGTCCATATTATAGCACTTATAGCAAGAACTAAGCAACTCGGATAAGCTGTGTGATGTGTATTGATTACTCTAAGTTTATCAAGTCGGTAGCTACTTGTGATAAATTGTTAAGGCCAATGCCTAAATGTTGTATTAACCTCTATAGAGATATGCTATTTGTATACATCATCCCGTCAATTTGGTTAATATCTCTATGAGAGAGTGTTGTATTATTATTCCCACCATAACTCTCTTCTCGTTTTCCAGTTCTTTGCTACCAAACCTTATGCTTGTGACCCTTCAAGCCTTCCGAAATATCCTCCCAGCAAAGAGATGGATGCAAAATTACGGGATGAAGAAGCTAGAAGGTGTGTCTATTATTCAAGTTTATGATGTACCTACTTgtgttctcatttttttttcttgtatcTTACAAAAGTTTGAACCTATGGGGTGATAATATAATACTTGTTAATTCTGTATTTGTTCAATGGTTGGAACTATGACTGGTAAAGGTTCACTAAGATTAAACAGTATGTCTTGCTTTATATATGTTTAGGCCATTTAGTGAGCCTTGGACTTTTTGTGTGCACTTTAAGGTGCATACACAAGAGGTAACTGTATGTTAGAAAAATTCTGATTTTTGTTCGCTCAAAGATTAAGCTTTGAATATTTATACAacacaaaaacatgaaaaaaaggAAGTTTTATATAGATGAATCTTATATACGCCATAAAGTATGAGCAAAAAGTCAAAGGTTCACAAAATTTGCTACATGGAGAGATACAGAAGATGaagttgttcgtatgtgtttgTTCTTCTATTCTGATTGTGACTTGATGATTATAGGCTGAGGGCTGCTGGAAAACCCAGTGCTGATGGTGCAAAGAAAACGCGTACCCGTGATCGAGCAGCAAGAGCAGTCCCTGCTCCCGGAGCTAATGCCGAGCTGCAAGCAAATCTTGATGTATGTCCAGATAAGCTTTTCtctaaaaaattatacaatttaAGTTTCATTATTATAGTCTATTTTTGGTATACAGTTTCTCTGGACATGCAACAGTATCATATAGATGTATAAACTACAGATGAAAAAGCATTTTCAGTTTCTCAATTTTCATTGTTATTCTTTTCTACTCATAATTAGAAACAAGTCTTGAAGGCTGGACTCAAATCACTATCACTATGACCCCAGGCTTATCTTTTTTGGATCTGTATTTCTGAATGACAACCTTTTGGTTATTTTCTTTACAGTCCGCATtggggaaaaaaaaatactatgtgcagaaatatttcattttcttgaATAATAATTGCTGAGAACAGAGCTCCTAAATTGTTCTGAAATGTGGGCACGGTCACACACAACCTATCTAGTGTGTACTAGATACATTGTATTGAAGTTGTCTCATTGATCTAGTCATCAAGACATTTAGTTGGATGCGTAATGTCGATCAACATTTGATGTATTAACGCTATGCCTCCCCCTCTTTCCATATATATATGTCTGGGAAATCTGATGCATTTTTAAGTTGCGCTGTTTATTTAGATCAATTATATCTGCACTCAACTTTGTTTGATTCTGACTACTTGATTATTACCCCGACAATTTATTTCCCTTATACAGAGGCGGCGCCAAATCACCCATGCAAACGCAAAGAGCAAGAGTGAGAAATTTCCACCTCCTCACCAGGATGCAACCCTGGGTTATCCATTGGGATCTTCACAAAGCATTGATCCAGCCTTTGATCCTCCTGACGTTCCATTCAGCTCCATGAATTTTTCATACGCAAAAGCACCCATGCAAACTTGGTCCGGCCCATTGCAGGATCCTGCTGGTGGTGGAGACCCGAGGAGGTATAAGCCATCAAAAAAGGATTCGCAGAGAAGTACGAGTTCTGTTCGGACCAGACAATAGAGAAAGGTGTACTCTTTCCATATTACAAAAGTCTTGTTATGATCTTTAAAAGCCTATTGACACAGCAATACTAAACCCCACAAACCAAATTTTGATCAGTTGTAAAATTGAAAACTCAACAATATCGATACTTGAAAGTTGAATCacttaaaataaatgaaatttctGCTGATTTCAGAGTTCAAAAATTACTGTCAATTACATTTAGAGGTTAAAATGAGATTAGCAAAATGCTATTTACACATTTATCAGTTTCTTATACTTGTACGGTGAGATCTAGGAACCAAGGTAAGTGTACTGTTCATTCTTTTTCTTCACGGACAGTGTTTTATAGTAATGTAATCTCGAATTCAAGTGAAATCGAGgttattatattagttttttGAAGAAAGAGGGTATTATATTAGTTAATATTATGCGTCCATATCAACCATTCTTTTTATATCTATCATGGTTGTAAAAATTTGGAATCAGAATTGATcggtttatatttattatagttGTAGATTTAGAATCAGAACTGATTTTCAGGATTTATAAGAgattttttcaattaataagTGATATTAagtcaaatcagaatctaatcagatattttttaaaattaatccaTATTTAAATCTAAACCATGATATAATATTGAAAGAAATAAacaatttatgaataaaaaaaggtTAAGAACATCGAAAAATACTTACAAATGAAAAGACAGAAAACTTTCAACCTGGTAATTTACTTTTAATCCAGATATAAAAACATTAATCCTTAGTTCTGAtggagtatatatatttttcttatatttttgaaagcatagtatatttttttaaaacctgatggagtatattatttataaaataattcaaacatACATACGGAgtacatattttacaaaattagaaACGTAATATAATGAGCTAAAGGTTaactataaaccctaattatattaTGCGTGATGGCCCCTTCGAAAAAGAAGAGTATTCAATCTATAAAGGGcgagaagagaaagaaaaaattgaagaagaagacTCGACCTTTTTTTACTCATCCTTATTATACTATGCGGGATGGCCCCTTCGAACAGGGCAAAATTAACCAGGGTGACATGGTTGATGTATCAGAGCTTCTCTTGACAGGGATTTTCTCATCACATATAATCACCGTCATCGTCAGGTGTATATCTCTCTCTATGTGTGTTACTGTTacatcatatataaataaataaattcacgTGTTGAACTACTAGCTCTCGTTTTTTCAGAGTAACCTTCAGACTTATGGCCAAAATTTACatcgattttcaaaaaattggtcaaggttttcaaattctcaaaaaagtGGCCAAAATTTGGCTCCGCGTAGCTCCCGCTTTAATGGGGATCCACACTTTTAGAAAAGGAGCCAAAGTTTGACAATTTTTGTGAAAATTTGGAACTCATTTTTTACCGTTAGTTACAACAGCCtcacttttaaaaagcggagCCAAAGTTAATCacctttttgaaaatttgaaactctgaccaaatttttaaaaacggtcaactttgaagtttactctttttttaattagagATCAAAGATACCCAAGACCCTCCCACTTTCGAATCTTTCTTAAAaatgtttaatttttatatagtcTTCAAATGGGctctataaattttta includes:
- the LOC108202631 gene encoding probable serine/threonine-protein kinase At1g54610 isoform X1 — protein: MGCVFGKDLSSSRPSSSGVVAVRERDRVVESDLSIPVERREKVVVENGEGREGDGDVHNGGDQERKEGRVRGRGERRRKANPRLSNPPKNVHGEQVAAGWPSWLSAVLGEAINGWTPRRADTFEKIDKIGQGTYSNVYKARDTVTGKIVALKKVRFDNLEPESVKFMAREIIILRRLDHPNVIKLEGLVTSRMSCSLYLVFEYMEHDLAGLAASPTIKFTEPQVKCYMHQLLSGLEHCHNRHVLHRDIKGSNLLLDNSGTLKIADFGLASFFDPKHKQPMTSRVVTLWYRPPELLLGATDYGVGIDLWSAGCILAELLAGKPIMPGRTEVEQLHKIFKLCGSPSEEYWKKSKLPHATIFRPQQSYKRCIADTFKNFPASSLPLIETLLSIDPAERQTATTALRSEFFATKPYACDPSSLPKYPPSKEMDAKLRDEEARRLRAAGKPSADGAKKTRTRDRAARAVPAPGANAELQANLDRRRQITHANAKSKSEKFPPPHQDATLGYPLGSSQSIDPAFDPPDVPFSSMNFSYAKAPMQTWSGPLQDPAGGGDPRRYKPSKKDSQRSTSSVRTRQ